The Peptococcaceae bacterium 1198_IL3148 genome has a segment encoding these proteins:
- a CDS encoding methyl-accepting chemotaxis protein — translation MADTKKVSLSFKLGLLSLAIMCTVILVMEVVSYTAAKDLAANSATEKAKGDLATSEALINQWCPGPWKLEGDKLYKGDIVMNDNFAIVDELGQLTNDTITIFMNDTRIATNVKNPDGSRAVGTQASAEVATTVLKGGQPFYGEANVVGQIYQTAYKPIQDNNGNIIGMLYAGAPKEMLTAQINTARNLAVVAGVVMLLIGSFILMYFTKRIIIYPLKSLVEGVNNYAQGDFSQRINIKSADEIGELSSCLNNMSAQLGTLIKDVIDNSQSVAAHSEELAASSEEISASMEEVASTTSDVAATADKDYQDAQAAVAEAQNVAQVAQNGNDTVKQTVEKIYSIAGNTKEVGTAVKNLGELSNKIGNITTVINGIAEQTNLLALNAAIEAARAGESGKGFAVVAEEVRKLAEQSANATDEITVLIKQVQSGVEKAHSAMEQSVVEVEAGVQLAKKSGQALEDINGAIFNTIELIEKIAEDVKQTSGGMEQVASSNEQVTSTIQQMTAAAQELAEIANGLQTAVEQFKI, via the coding sequence ATGGCTGATACAAAGAAGGTATCTTTAAGCTTTAAGCTGGGTTTGTTATCCTTGGCCATTATGTGCACCGTTATTTTGGTGATGGAGGTGGTTAGTTATACAGCCGCCAAAGATTTAGCCGCCAACTCGGCCACAGAAAAGGCCAAAGGTGATTTAGCCACCAGTGAAGCGCTGATTAACCAGTGGTGTCCCGGGCCATGGAAGCTGGAGGGTGATAAATTATATAAAGGCGACATCGTGATGAACGACAATTTTGCCATAGTTGATGAACTGGGCCAGTTAACAAATGATACGATAACCATTTTCATGAATGATACCCGCATTGCCACCAACGTTAAAAACCCAGATGGCAGTAGGGCGGTGGGTACCCAAGCATCCGCAGAGGTGGCGACCACTGTTTTAAAGGGCGGTCAACCCTTCTATGGAGAAGCCAATGTGGTGGGGCAAATCTATCAAACGGCTTACAAGCCGATACAAGATAACAATGGCAACATCATAGGGATGCTATATGCCGGTGCACCAAAGGAAATGCTAACCGCACAAATCAATACAGCGCGCAATTTGGCCGTCGTTGCGGGTGTTGTGATGCTGCTTATCGGTTCGTTTATTTTAATGTATTTTACCAAAAGAATTATAATTTATCCGCTAAAATCACTGGTTGAAGGTGTTAATAACTATGCCCAAGGTGATTTTAGTCAACGGATAAATATTAAGTCAGCAGACGAAATTGGCGAACTGTCATCCTGTTTAAACAATATGTCCGCACAACTGGGTACCCTGATTAAAGATGTCATTGATAACTCCCAATCGGTGGCGGCCCACAGTGAAGAATTGGCCGCCTCCAGTGAAGAAATCAGTGCCAGCATGGAGGAAGTGGCCAGCACCACCAGCGATGTGGCAGCAACTGCGGATAAAGACTATCAAGATGCCCAGGCTGCGGTAGCAGAAGCCCAAAATGTAGCCCAGGTTGCCCAGAATGGTAACGATACCGTAAAACAAACAGTGGAAAAAATATATTCCATCGCAGGTAATACCAAAGAAGTAGGTACTGCTGTTAAGAACTTAGGGGAACTGTCAAATAAAATTGGCAATATCACCACCGTAATTAATGGTATTGCCGAACAAACCAACCTTTTGGCTTTGAATGCCGCCATAGAAGCGGCCAGAGCCGGCGAATCCGGTAAAGGATTTGCCGTGGTAGCGGAGGAAGTGCGTAAGTTGGCCGAACAATCTGCCAACGCCACCGATGAAATCACTGTGCTGATCAAGCAGGTGCAATCCGGGGTAGAAAAGGCCCATTCGGCCATGGAGCAGAGTGTGGTGGAAGTTGAGGCGGGGGTTCAACTGGCTAAGAAATCTGGACAAGCGCTGGAAGATATCAATGGGGCCATCTTCAACACCATCGAATTAATTGAAAAAATAGCCGAGGACGTTAAACAAACCAGTGGCGGTATGGAACAGGTGGCCAGCAGCAACGAACAAGTGACCTCCACCATTCAGCAAATGACTGCAGCGGCCCAAGAACTGGCGGAAATTGCCAACGGATTACAAACGGCGGTGGAACAATTTAAGATTTAA
- a CDS encoding stalk domain-containing protein, whose product MKRIGILLLSLLLTLALAVPTFAQATKDITVAVDGLPVQFDVKPTVQNGRALVPFRALAEALQVQVTWDGVSKTIRATAGANVTTLQIGNKIALKNGSEVELDVPPQVINGRTLIPLRFFSETFQCQVDWQQGANAINIVSSAQPLAILGYYALGDQQTSSWTDLFGTPFPNVAVGNTDVVDRLALGWYSLDSQGNLLTQSRTGWQRPDDYQQVLIAADRYQLDTEMVVHVTDQDNLLTNLLSNPQASQQAVAAIAAEAVHYQGVNLDFEGLGLSESGAQLTKVRDDFTNFVARLAKELQQSNKQLALSLHAPNSAYQGYDYQRLGQLADTIIVMAYDYGSKPEPLSMVSQAIEQARAVVPANKLMLGVSLPNETATSLPGKIRLAKQHHLKGIALWRLGVVSDEMWQQLRTTVR is encoded by the coding sequence ATGAAACGAATTGGTATATTATTATTGTCGCTACTTTTGACCTTGGCCTTAGCAGTGCCGACCTTTGCCCAGGCAACTAAAGACATTACCGTTGCCGTTGACGGGTTGCCGGTACAATTTGACGTCAAACCCACCGTCCAAAATGGCCGCGCTTTGGTGCCCTTCCGGGCGCTGGCCGAAGCTTTACAGGTACAGGTTACCTGGGACGGTGTCAGCAAAACCATTCGAGCGACCGCAGGGGCCAATGTCACCACTTTGCAAATAGGCAACAAAATCGCCTTGAAAAATGGCAGTGAGGTGGAATTGGATGTACCTCCACAGGTTATCAATGGGAGAACCTTAATTCCCTTGCGGTTTTTCAGTGAAACCTTCCAATGCCAGGTGGATTGGCAGCAGGGGGCTAACGCCATTAATATCGTTTCTTCGGCTCAACCATTGGCGATTTTAGGCTACTATGCCCTGGGCGATCAACAGACCAGCAGTTGGACAGATTTGTTTGGCACACCTTTCCCCAATGTTGCCGTCGGCAACACCGACGTTGTGGACAGATTGGCGCTGGGTTGGTATAGTTTAGACAGCCAGGGTAACCTGTTAACCCAAAGTCGCACCGGCTGGCAAAGGCCCGATGATTACCAGCAGGTTTTAATAGCGGCGGACCGATACCAACTGGATACCGAAATGGTGGTTCATGTAACGGATCAAGATAATTTGTTAACTAACCTATTAAGTAATCCCCAGGCTAGTCAGCAAGCGGTGGCGGCCATTGCCGCCGAGGCTGTGCATTATCAGGGTGTAAATTTGGACTTTGAAGGCTTAGGCCTCAGTGAAAGCGGTGCCCAATTAACCAAGGTTAGAGATGACTTTACCAATTTTGTGGCCCGGTTAGCTAAGGAATTACAGCAAAGCAATAAGCAGTTAGCTTTATCTCTTCACGCTCCCAATAGTGCCTACCAAGGTTATGACTATCAAAGGCTGGGGCAATTGGCGGACACCATTATTGTAATGGCCTATGATTATGGTAGTAAGCCAGAACCGTTATCTATGGTAAGCCAGGCCATTGAACAAGCTCGGGCGGTGGTGCCGGCAAATAAACTGATGCTGGGTGTTTCGTTGCCCAATGAAACCGCAACCAGCTTGCCGGGCAAAATCCGCTTGGCCAAACAGCATCATTTAAAGGGAATTGCCCTTTGGCGCTTGGGTGTGGTCTCCGACGAAATGTGGCAGCAACTGCGAACCACTGTGCGTTAA